One part of the Caproiciproducens sp. CPB-2 genome encodes these proteins:
- a CDS encoding [Fe-Fe] hydrogenase large subunit C-terminal domain-containing protein: MEEIIGLNQSNCKNCYKCIRNCPVKSIAYRNEQIHIIGDECIYCGNCLLVCPQNAKYINSDLSRVKQAIRAGEKLYVSLAPSYIAAFPETGIAKISAALKKLGFAHVEETAIGAEQVTREYEKLIREHKMQNIITTSCPSVNLLIEKNYPSLIHQLAPVVTPLIAHARMIKQIYGIRAKIVFIGPCISKKYECVDPDNGNLLFSVLTFDELEKWFREENVDFLQDDHNSRTLKNTLPRYYPAPGGIIKNLHRKERSTYECLSVDGVDRCIEILDSVVQDSLSGYFLELNACSGGCLGGPILKLMNLSFLNAKNVLVDNVKRANEAPPALTEGVSSQFAKRFRNRSAKKGIIDEEKIRSVLASTGKTSPEKELNCGCCGYNTCREKAIAVLQGKANINMCIPYMRELAESMSNTVVEHTPTGILVINDRLKIEQINPSATQLLKLGKDCVGLPVEELLPSRDFEEVLQTGKNILNHKQYYRELGLILEQTVVHVSNNQLIFVLLKDVTRQEQVLEEQRKVTEKTAAFAREVVNKQMRVVQEIADLLGETTCETKVALLQLTDNIVPGAEDKNGYQH; this comes from the coding sequence ATGGAAGAAATTATCGGTTTAAATCAATCAAACTGTAAGAACTGTTATAAGTGCATTCGCAACTGCCCGGTAAAATCCATTGCCTACCGGAACGAGCAGATTCACATTATCGGCGACGAATGTATTTATTGCGGAAACTGCCTGTTGGTCTGTCCGCAGAACGCGAAATATATCAACAGCGACCTTTCCAGGGTGAAACAGGCGATCCGTGCGGGGGAAAAGCTGTATGTGTCCCTGGCGCCTTCCTATATTGCCGCCTTCCCCGAAACCGGCATCGCGAAAATATCCGCCGCACTGAAGAAACTGGGGTTTGCCCATGTGGAGGAAACGGCGATCGGAGCCGAACAGGTTACCCGGGAGTATGAAAAGCTGATCCGCGAACACAAAATGCAGAATATTATCACCACCTCGTGCCCGTCGGTAAACCTGCTGATCGAAAAGAATTATCCGTCGCTGATCCATCAGCTTGCCCCGGTGGTGACCCCTTTGATTGCGCATGCGCGTATGATCAAACAGATTTACGGCATCCGGGCCAAAATCGTTTTTATCGGGCCGTGCATCTCCAAGAAGTACGAATGTGTGGACCCCGATAACGGGAATCTGTTATTTTCGGTTCTGACGTTCGACGAACTGGAAAAGTGGTTTCGGGAAGAAAATGTGGATTTTTTGCAGGACGACCATAACAGCCGCACTTTGAAAAACACATTGCCCCGCTACTATCCCGCGCCGGGGGGCATCATCAAAAACCTTCACCGGAAAGAACGGAGTACCTACGAATGCCTGAGCGTCGACGGAGTGGACCGCTGCATTGAAATTCTGGATTCCGTCGTGCAGGACAGTCTTTCCGGCTATTTTCTGGAGCTGAACGCCTGTTCCGGGGGATGTCTGGGGGGCCCGATTCTGAAGCTGATGAATCTCAGCTTTTTAAATGCCAAAAATGTGCTGGTCGATAATGTGAAACGGGCGAATGAAGCTCCGCCCGCCCTTACGGAGGGGGTTTCGTCCCAGTTTGCGAAAAGGTTCCGGAACCGCTCGGCAAAAAAGGGAATCATCGACGAGGAAAAAATCCGCAGCGTGCTGGCTTCAACCGGAAAAACCTCGCCGGAGAAGGAACTGAACTGCGGCTGCTGCGGGTACAATACCTGCCGCGAGAAAGCGATCGCGGTGCTGCAGGGAAAAGCGAACATCAACATGTGTATCCCTTATATGCGCGAACTGGCCGAAAGCATGTCCAATACGGTCGTGGAACACACCCCCACCGGTATTCTGGTCATTAACGACCGTCTGAAAATCGAGCAGATCAATCCCTCCGCCACTCAGCTTTTGAAGCTCGGAAAGGACTGCGTCGGGCTTCCCGTTGAAGAACTCCTTCCCAGCAGGGATTTTGAGGAGGTCCTTCAGACCGGAAAAAATATATTGAACCATAAGCAGTATTACAGGGAACTCGGGCTGATCCTGGAGCAGACGGTGGTTCATGTGAGCAATAACCAGCTGATTTTTGTGCTTCTGAAAGATGTTACCCGGCAGGAGCAGGTGCTGGAGGAACAGCGGAAGGTGACGGAGAAAACGGCCGCCTTTGCCAGGGAGGTCGTCAACAAACAAATGCGGGTAGTGCAGGAAATCGCCGACCTTCTCGGGGAAACAACCTGTGAAACCAAGGTGGCGCTGCTGCAGCTGACCGACAATATCGTTCCGGGAGCGGAGGACAAAAATGGATATCAGCATTGA